AGCACGTGTGCTAAAAGAAAATTTAATTGATTGAGTTTTATCTCGATTTTTGAAATATTATTTTTTACTTTTTTGAAATTCACAAAATAGTCTAATGTCTCATTTGTCTCTTTTAAATTCGAGAGAAATTCTTTAAATGTTGGCAAAAATTTATTCCTGTAAAAAAATTAATTTGCGATTTTATCAACATTTATAATTTTTTGTCGGAAAAGCTCCGACAAATTTTATTGATTTAAAAAGTTTTTGATTCTTTGGAGACCAATTTCTGTTTTTTCTGGATTTTCAACAAGTGCAATTCTTACAAAATTTTCACCAATTCCAGTTCGTCCGAGAAAACGACCTGCAATAACTTTAATTCCCTCTTTTTTCCAAATCTCTTTTGTGAATTCTAAATCATCATCAACTTTTAGCCAAATGTAAAAAGTGGCTTTTGGAACTTCAACATTTAAAATTTCACCAGCAAGTTGAAGATTTTGGGCATAGATTTTTCGAGTTTTCTCAGAATGAACCTCATCGCTCCAAGCAACCGCAGAAGCTTTTTGCAATGGCAACGGAATAGCAGTCCCCAAATATGTTCGATATTTCATATATCCGCTTAGGATTTTTTCATCACCCGCAATAAAACCGCTTCGCAAACCTGGTGCGGACGATCTTTTTGAAAGCGAATTGATCACAAGCAAATTATTGAAATCAGAAATTCCCATATCTTTTGCAACTTCTAAAAGCGACGGAGGTTTTTCATCGACATAGATTTCAGAATAACACTCGTCATTCATCAAAACAAAATCTAATTTTTGAGAAAGTTCAATCCACTCTTTCAATTGAGAAGAATTCAAAACCGATGAGGTCGGATTGTTTGGAAAATTCAAAATTACTAAATTTGCACTTTGCAATTCATTTTCAGAAATTTCTGGTTGAAAATTATTCTCTGGAGTCAAATTTAGATAAATCACTTTTGCACGACTTGCTATCGCCGAACCTTCATAAATTTGATAAAAAGGGTTTGTAAATGCAATTGTTGGATTTTCGATATTCCAAAGTAGATATTGTGGAAAATTGAAAAGAACTTCACGAGTTCCAAATGTTGGAATGAGTTGAGAATTTTCTAATTCAACACCAAACCGCCGACTCATAAAACCTCTCATGCTCTCCCGAAGATAATCTTCACCACCACTTTTTGGGTATTTTCTTAAAAGGTTGGAGTTCTCTTTTAAGTTGTTTTGAATAAATTCGGGAGTCTCAAATTGAGGTTCGCCAATTGTGAAGTCAATCGGCTCTTTTTCAGGCTCAATGCCACTTAGAAGTTCTCGCAACTTCTCAAAAGGGTATTTTTCAAACTCCATTAAGCAGGAACTACTGATACCTTTTTTCGGTTTCTATCTTTTCTCTCAAATTTAACAACACCGTCAATTAGAGCATAGATTGTGTGATCTTTTCCAAGTCCAACACCAGTTCCAGGATGAACTTTTGTTCCTCTTTGTCGAATAATAATGTTTCCAGCGATTACATTTTCACCACCAGTTTTTTTAACACCTAATCTTCTACCAGCTGAGTCCCTATTATTCTGGGTACTACCTTGACCTTTCTTGTGTGCCATATCCTAAATTCTCCTTATGCAGAAATTGCAGTAATTTTTACTTTTGTGTAAGTTCTTCTGAACCCTTTTTTAAGCTTACTATCTTTTCTTCTTCTCTTTTTATAGATAATAACTTTTTTAGCTCTTCCCTCTTCAATAACTTCAGCTTTTACTGAACCGCTTCCAAGAGTTAATTCGCCATCTTTACTAATTGCCATAGTGTCAAGTTCGATTTCATTTCCGCTCTCAACATCTGCAATTTTGTCTAAAAAGAGTGTATCACCCTCATTTACACGGTACTGTTTTCCACCGTTTTTAACAATTGCATACATGAATTGCCCTTTAAAAAAATTAGTGCAAAATTATATCAAAATTTTCATAATCTCATTAAAAAGAAGATTAAAAATCAAAATCTAGAAATAATTTTGATAGAATTTAGACTTGACAATTTTAAATAGGAAAAGAAATGGCATTAAATGTTTATTATGACAAAGATTGTAATATCGACATTATTAAAAGTAAAACAGTAGCGATGATTGGATTTGGTTCTCAAGGTCATGCTCATGCTGAAAACTTAAGAGATTCTGGTGTTACTGTTGTTATTGGTCTCCGAAAAGGTGGGAGTTCTTGGGCGAAAGCTGAAGCTAAAAACTTTGAAGTTCTTACAGTAGCAGAAGCAACGGCAAAAGCTGATGTTGTTATGATTCTTTTACCTGATGAAAATCAAGCAGAGATTTATAAAAATGAGATTGAGCCAAACCTAAAAGAGGGTGCAACAATTGCTTTCGGTCATGGTTTCAATATTCACTACGGAAGAATCATTCCAAGAAAAGACATCAATGTTACGATGATTGCACCAAAAGCCCCTGGACACACAGTTAGAAGTGAGTTTGTAAGAGGTGGTGGTATTCCTGACCTCATCGCTGTTGGACAAAACCCAAGTGGAACTACAAAAGAGTTAGCTCTTTCTTATGCTTCAGCTATTGGTGGTGGTAGAACTGCAATTATCGAAACAACTTTTAAAGATGAAACTGAGACTGACCTATTCGGAGAACAAGCTGTTCTTTGTGGTGGTGCTACTTCACTTGTTCAAGCTGGTTTTGAGACTCTTACAGAAGCAGGATATGCTCCAGAATTAGCTTACTTTGAGTGTCTTCACGAATTGAAACTTATTGTTGATTTAATGTTCGAGGGTGGTATCGAGGGAATGAGATACTCAATCTCTAACACTGCTGAATATGGTGATTATGTTTCTGGAAAGAGAGTTATCAATGATGAGTCTAAAAAGGCTATGAAAGATATTCTTACTGAGATTCAAGATGGACGATTTGCAAAAGACTTTATCACAGAGGGTCAAACTGGTTACCCAAGAATGAATGCTGAAAGAAACAATACAGAAGCTACACTTATCTCTAAAACAGGTAAAGACCTTCGTGAAATGATGCCTTGGATCGCAAAAAACAAAATTGTAGATCAAGAGAAAAACTAATTTAAACTCAAACTTTTTTGTCGGACTCTGCTCCGACACCCCAAAACAATACAAGGAAATTTACCATGTTACTTTTTACACCTGGACCAACACCAGTATCTGAAAATACTCGATTGGCGATGAGTAAGCCAACTATTCACCACCGAACACCTGAGTTTGAATCTATTTTTGAAGAGACTAGAAAATTACTTTTAGAAATGATTGGAACTGATGAGGTTGTTCTTCTCTCATCTTCAGGAACGGGTGCGATGGAATCTGCCGTAACAAACTTGACTCGTAAAAAATTGCTTTCAATTAATGCAGGAAAATTTGGTGAGAGATTTGGAAAAATTGCAAAAGCAAACAGCATTGAAAATGTTGAATTAATCTACGATTGGAATACTCCTGCGAGTGTAGAAGAAGTTGTAAATCTTGTAAAAGAGGATACAGAAATTGATGCAATTGCAATTCAAATCAGTGAGTCATCTGGAGGTTTGAGACACCCAGTTGAGGAAATTGCAAAACAAGTCAAAGAGATTCGAGATATTTCGATAATTGCGGACGGAATTACTGCGATGGGAGTTGAGAAAATTGATATTTCAAATATTGATGCTCTGATTGGTGGAAGTCAAAAAGCATTTATGCTACCTCCAGGTTTAGCGATTTTGGGACTTTCAAATAGTGCGGTAGAAAAAATTGGAAAAGGCAAAGGCTTCTATTTCAATTTGGCTAGTGAAATTAAAAAGCAGAGAACAAACACAACCGCTTACACTCCTGCGACAACTCTAATCATTGGACTTTTACAAGTTTTAAAAGAGTTTAAGAGTTTTGGTTTTGATAATCTTTACTTAAAAACTGAAAAACGGGGAAAAGCTGTTGAGTTAGCGATGAGGTCTATTGGTTTGGAAATTTATCCGCAAGTCTCATCAAAAGCTATGACAACAATCTATTTTGAGAAAAGTGCTGAATTGAGAAAAATCTTAAAAAGCGAATTTGCTGTAAATGTTGCGGGTGGTCAAGAACAGTTGAAAAACACTATTTTCCGAATCAACAACATGGGAATTATTCCAGAAAGTGAGATTTCTTGGGTTTTAAATTCTGTTGAATTGGCATTACAAAAAATGGGAATTCGAGATTTTGACGGAACTGCAAACAAAGAATATTTAAAACATATCTTTTAAAAGCTGGGGAACATTCCCCATTTTTAATTTAATTCCAAATTCTCTCTTTGATACAATCTTTTAAAAATTAGGAAATTGATTTTGGGAATTGAAAAAAGTGAAAAAGCTTTTGAAAGAGCAAAAAAATCTATTGTTGGCGGAGTGAATTCTCCTGTTCGAGCTTTTGGTAGTGTTGGTGGAATTCCTCCATTTATTGAGAGAGGTGAAGGCGGACACCTCATCGATATTGACGGGAATAGATATATCGATTTTGTTCAAAGTTGGGGTCCTCTAATTCTTGGACATACAAATGAAAAAGTTTTAGAAGCTGTAAAAGATGCAGTTTCTCGGGGATTAAGTTTTGGTGCACCGACGGAATTAGAAACAGAATTAGCTGAAGACATCACAAAACTTTTACCACATATTGAGAGATTACGATTTGTAAATTCAGGAACAGAAGCAGTAATGAGTGCAATTCGACTCGCTCGAGGTTTTACGGGTCGAGATGACATTGTGAAATTTGAGGGAAATTATCACGGACATTCTGACTCGCTTCTTGTAAAAGCAGGTAGCGGTGCGACAACTTTTGGAAAACCAAGTTCTGATGGAGTTCCTGCTGACTTTTCAAAACATACACTTCTTGCAAAATATAATGATATTGAATCTGTAAAACGAGTTTTAGGTGAGTCTGAAAATATTGCATGTATTATTATTGAGCCAATTGCGGGAAATATGGGACTTGTTCCTGCGGATAAAGAGTTTCTTTACGAATTGCGAGAATTGACAAAAGATCGTGGAATAGTTTTGATTTTTGATGAGGTCATGAGTGGATTTCGTGCAGATTTACGAGGAGCTTTTGGAATTTACGGAATTGAACCAGACTTGACAACTTTTGGAAAAGTGATTGGTGGAGGAATGCCAGTTGGTGCATTTGGTGGTCGAGCTGAAATTATGGATAAACTTTCTCCACTTGGCGGAGTTTATCAAGCGGGAACACTTTCAGGAAATCCTATCGCAATGAGTGCAGGTGCAAAAATGCTAGAAATTTTGACTCAAAACAGCAAAATTTATGGTGTTTTAGAAAATCGTGCAAAGAGACTTATGTCTGGATTTAAAGAAATTGCTGAAAAATACAATATTGCAATTCAGACAGATTTTCGTGGAACAATGTTCGGATATTTTTTCAATTCAGAAAAAGTTTCAAATTTTGATGATGCTCTGAAATCAGATACTGATAGATTTGCGAAATTTCATCACGGAATGCTTGAAAAAGGAATCTATTTAGCTCCGTCGCAATTTGAGGCTGGATTTATTTCAACAATGACAACAGATGAAATGATCGAGGAGACTTTAAAAATTGCCGATGAGGTCATGGCAACACTTTAAAAAATTGTCGGATTTCTCCGACAAATCTATTACTGTTTAAGTTGAAGAAGTGTATTTAGCATTTGGTCAGAAGTTGTAATTGTTTTACTGTTTGATTGGAAACCTCTCTGAACAACAATTAGTTTTGTCAAACTTCGGCTCAAATCAACATTTGACATTTCAAGATAAGATGCCTGAACCATACCTCGACCACCTGCACCAGCTTCACCAATCATTGCAGCACCAGAGTTTGCAGACTCAAGATAGATATTTCCACCTTCACTCATTAGACCCTCGTTGTTTGTAAATCTTGTTACCGCAACTTGTGCAAGACCAATTGATTTTCCGTTTGAGAAAGTCCCTGAAACTACTCCACTTGGATCAACTGCAACATCAACTAAATCTCCTGCTCCAAAACCATCTTGAGAAATTCCCGCTGTTTTTGTCTCAGCATTGTATGAAGTCAATCCACCAAATCCACCAATTGAACCTAAATCTAAATCGATAACTTGATTTTCAGTAGAACCGTTGTTTCCTGTAAATTTAAGAGTCGATGGGTTTGCACTTGCAAGAGAACCATCAGAATTAAAAGTAACACTACCACCAAGTAGGATATTTTCGTTTGGTGTTCCTCCGATAGAAGTCCCGCCAGCACTTGTAATTTTCATGTCCCATCGA
This region of Thiovulum sp. ES genomic DNA includes:
- a CDS encoding serine-pyruvate aminotransferase/archaeal aspartate aminotransferase (PFAM: Aminotransferase class-V) is translated as MLLFTPGPTPVSENTRLAMSKPTIHHRTPEFESIFEETRKLLLEMIGTDEVVLLSSSGTGAMESAVTNLTRKKLLSINAGKFGERFGKIAKANSIENVELIYDWNTPASVEEVVNLVKEDTEIDAIAIQISESSGGLRHPVEEIAKQVKEIRDISIIADGITAMGVEKIDISNIDALIGGSQKAFMLPPGLAILGLSNSAVEKIGKGKGFYFNLASEIKKQRTNTTAYTPATTLIIGLLQVLKEFKSFGFDNLYLKTEKRGKAVELAMRSIGLEIYPQVSSKAMTTIYFEKSAELRKILKSEFAVNVAGGQEQLKNTIFRINNMGIIPESEISWVLNSVELALQKMGIRDFDGTANKEYLKHIF
- a CDS encoding ketol-acid reductoisomerase (PFAM: Acetohydroxy acid isomeroreductase, catalytic domain~TIGRFAM: ketol-acid reductoisomerase); its protein translation is MALNVYYDKDCNIDIIKSKTVAMIGFGSQGHAHAENLRDSGVTVVIGLRKGGSSWAKAEAKNFEVLTVAEATAKADVVMILLPDENQAEIYKNEIEPNLKEGATIAFGHGFNIHYGRIIPRKDINVTMIAPKAPGHTVRSEFVRGGGIPDLIAVGQNPSGTTKELALSYASAIGGGRTAIIETTFKDETETDLFGEQAVLCGGATSLVQAGFETLTEAGYAPELAYFECLHELKLIVDLMFEGGIEGMRYSISNTAEYGDYVSGKRVINDESKKAMKDILTEIQDGRFAKDFITEGQTGYPRMNAERNNTEATLISKTGKDLREMMPWIAKNKIVDQEKN
- a CDS encoding aspartate/tyrosine/aromatic aminotransferase (PFAM: Aminotransferase class I and II), which produces MEFEKYPFEKLRELLSGIEPEKEPIDFTIGEPQFETPEFIQNNLKENSNLLRKYPKSGGEDYLRESMRGFMSRRFGVELENSQLIPTFGTREVLFNFPQYLLWNIENPTIAFTNPFYQIYEGSAIASRAKVIYLNLTPENNFQPEISENELQSANLVILNFPNNPTSSVLNSSQLKEWIELSQKLDFVLMNDECYSEIYVDEKPPSLLEVAKDMGISDFNNLLVINSLSKRSSAPGLRSGFIAGDEKILSGYMKYRTYLGTAIPLPLQKASAVAWSDEVHSEKTRKIYAQNLQLAGEILNVEVPKATFYIWLKVDDDLEFTKEIWKKEGIKVIAGRFLGRTGIGENFVRIALVENPEKTEIGLQRIKNFLNQ
- a CDS encoding DpnII restriction endonuclease (PFAM: DpnII restriction endonuclease), coding for MPTFKEFLSNLKETNETLDYFVNFKKVKNNISKIEIKLNQLNFLLAHVL
- a CDS encoding glutamate-1-semialdehyde-2,1-aminomutase (PFAM: Aminotransferase class-III~TIGRFAM: glutamate-1-semialdehyde-2,1-aminomutase) — its product is MGIEKSEKAFERAKKSIVGGVNSPVRAFGSVGGIPPFIERGEGGHLIDIDGNRYIDFVQSWGPLILGHTNEKVLEAVKDAVSRGLSFGAPTELETELAEDITKLLPHIERLRFVNSGTEAVMSAIRLARGFTGRDDIVKFEGNYHGHSDSLLVKAGSGATTFGKPSSDGVPADFSKHTLLAKYNDIESVKRVLGESENIACIIIEPIAGNMGLVPADKEFLYELRELTKDRGIVLIFDEVMSGFRADLRGAFGIYGIEPDLTTFGKVIGGGMPVGAFGGRAEIMDKLSPLGGVYQAGTLSGNPIAMSAGAKMLEILTQNSKIYGVLENRAKRLMSGFKEIAEKYNIAIQTDFRGTMFGYFFNSEKVSNFDDALKSDTDRFAKFHHGMLEKGIYLAPSQFEAGFISTMTTDEMIEETLKIADEVMATL
- a CDS encoding ribosomal protein L21 (PFAM: Ribosomal prokaryotic L21 protein~TIGRFAM: ribosomal protein L21); its protein translation is MYAIVKNGGKQYRVNEGDTLFLDKIADVESGNEIELDTMAISKDGELTLGSGSVKAEVIEEGRAKKVIIYKKRRRKDSKLKKGFRRTYTKVKITAISA
- a CDS encoding ribosomal protein L27 (PFAM: Ribosomal L27 protein~TIGRFAM: ribosomal protein L27), with product MAHKKGQGSTQNNRDSAGRRLGVKKTGGENVIAGNIIIRQRGTKVHPGTGVGLGKDHTIYALIDGVVKFERKDRNRKKVSVVPA